A genomic stretch from Chitinophaga lutea includes:
- a CDS encoding N-acetylmuramoyl-L-alanine amidase translates to MMKRTGGSLLLAAALALQVHAQDKSFLRLTQPGKQNNPVTATRQFLVGSTCTSCRVFVNDEPQKVYPTGAFAIEVELEEGDNEFEIKSVGPGGDSSVRIVSFSYNVPQAPKPINTFNIGYIQTFPEGNLIVAPGDLIKIRVKAIPGATVTVGSSFPLAELPVSGSQTMPGIYQGTYTVQCNDPLINGRPLPVTLSDGSQQVQRNTVHSFTLRDPQQQPQVAVTTGDAPFLKFGLGDDRLGGTKAGYLDPGVYLHLTGKVGSDYRVKLAKNFTAYIPQEMVKLLPPGAFPPSSLTGSWRVWGDEKFDYVTVGLTQKLPYRSTQQTEPSKIIIDIYGATANTNWISQLENTREIKNVYYDQVEDDILRVTIELKHPQHWGHQVYYNGNTLTIKVKRPPTKPGLGNLTIAVDAGHGGSNAGARGPTGVYEKEMCLAVAIALQQALRAEGAQVLMTRVNDSYVDNNYRILSYRDKDPDLLVSIHLNSAFDPIRVKGTSTYYKHIGFRPLSQYIYKHMLELGLSEFGNVGNFNFALNSPTEYPNVLVETLFLSNPEDEMKILDAGFRKNMADKIVLGIKDFVAASYAKPGE, encoded by the coding sequence ATGATGAAAAGGACAGGAGGAAGCCTGCTGCTGGCGGCTGCACTCGCATTGCAGGTACATGCGCAGGACAAGAGTTTTTTACGCCTTACCCAACCCGGCAAACAGAACAACCCTGTTACCGCCACCCGCCAGTTCCTGGTGGGCAGCACCTGCACCAGCTGCAGGGTGTTTGTGAACGACGAGCCGCAGAAGGTTTACCCTACCGGCGCATTTGCGATAGAAGTGGAGCTCGAGGAAGGCGATAACGAATTCGAGATCAAATCCGTCGGGCCTGGCGGCGATTCCAGTGTCAGGATCGTTTCTTTCTCCTATAACGTTCCGCAAGCCCCGAAACCCATCAACACGTTCAACATCGGTTACATACAGACGTTCCCCGAAGGCAACCTCATCGTAGCCCCGGGCGATCTCATCAAGATACGCGTGAAAGCCATCCCCGGCGCAACGGTCACGGTAGGGAGCAGCTTTCCCTTAGCCGAACTGCCCGTAAGCGGCAGCCAGACCATGCCCGGCATTTACCAGGGCACTTACACGGTGCAATGCAACGATCCGCTGATCAACGGCCGGCCGCTGCCGGTGACGCTGAGCGACGGCAGCCAGCAGGTGCAGCGCAACACCGTTCACAGTTTCACCCTGCGCGACCCGCAGCAGCAACCGCAGGTAGCCGTGACCACCGGCGATGCGCCCTTCCTGAAATTCGGCCTTGGCGATGACCGCCTCGGCGGCACCAAAGCCGGTTACCTCGACCCGGGCGTATATCTCCACCTTACCGGCAAAGTAGGCTCCGACTACCGGGTGAAACTGGCGAAGAATTTCACGGCCTACATCCCGCAGGAAATGGTAAAACTGCTACCCCCAGGCGCGTTCCCGCCCTCGTCTCTTACAGGCTCCTGGCGGGTTTGGGGCGACGAGAAGTTTGACTACGTGACGGTCGGCCTCACACAGAAACTGCCCTACCGCTCCACCCAGCAAACCGAACCGTCGAAGATCATTATCGACATATACGGCGCCACCGCCAACACCAACTGGATCTCCCAGCTGGAAAATACCCGCGAGATCAAAAACGTGTACTACGACCAGGTGGAAGACGACATCCTCCGGGTCACCATCGAGCTGAAACACCCCCAGCACTGGGGCCACCAGGTGTACTACAACGGCAACACCCTTACCATTAAAGTCAAACGGCCACCCACCAAACCCGGCCTCGGCAATCTCACCATTGCCGTAGATGCCGGCCATGGCGGCAGCAATGCCGGCGCCCGCGGGCCTACCGGCGTGTATGAAAAAGAAATGTGCCTGGCCGTTGCCATCGCACTGCAGCAGGCCCTCCGCGCCGAAGGCGCACAGGTGCTGATGACGCGGGTGAACGATTCATATGTCGACAATAACTACCGCATCCTTTCTTACCGTGACAAAGACCCCGACCTGCTGGTGAGCATCCACCTCAATTCCGCCTTCGACCCCATCCGTGTCAAAGGCACCAGCACGTACTATAAACACATCGGCTTCCGGCCGCTGAGCCAGTATATCTATAAACATATGCTGGAACTGGGGCTGAGTGAATTCGGCAACGTCGGCAACTTCAACTTTGCGCTGAACAGTCCTACAGAATACCCGAACGTACTGGTGGAAACCCTGTTTCTCAGCAATCCTGAAGACGAAATGAAAATCCTCGACGCAGGGTTCCGGAAAAACATGGCCGATAAAATCGTGTTGGGGATTAAGGATTTTGTAGCGGCATCTTACGCGAAACCGGGGGAATGA
- a CDS encoding 2-oxoacid:ferredoxin oxidoreductase subunit beta, with protein sequence MSTTTIPPQPLTAKDFATDQEVRWCPGCGDYSILKQVQTIMPGLGIPRENIVIVSGIGCSSRFPYYMNTYGMHSIHGRATAIASGLKATRPELSVWIVTGDGDGLSIGGNHTIHLLRRNFDVNLMLFNNQIYGLTKGQYSPTSEENKVTKSTPFGSIDHPFNPMALAMGADATFLARSMDRDPKHLQEMLKRSHAHKGASFLEIYQNCNIFNDGAFEVFTEKASKPEEAIFVEHGQPLIFGAQKNKGVRLDGHRPVVVDLNEGQFSASDLWIHDEQDFGKAQILTRMFDDPRIAGHLPRPFGVFYQIFRPTYEEIMSAQLQEATAKRGPGNLDKLLAGNETWTIS encoded by the coding sequence ATGTCAACTACCACTATCCCTCCGCAGCCACTCACGGCCAAGGACTTTGCAACGGACCAGGAAGTACGCTGGTGCCCGGGTTGCGGGGATTACTCCATATTAAAACAGGTTCAGACGATTATGCCGGGGTTAGGTATCCCCCGTGAAAATATTGTGATTGTATCGGGTATCGGCTGTTCATCGCGGTTTCCGTATTACATGAACACCTACGGCATGCACTCGATCCACGGCCGCGCCACGGCCATCGCTTCCGGCCTGAAGGCGACCCGCCCCGAGCTGAGCGTATGGATCGTGACGGGCGACGGCGACGGGCTGTCGATCGGCGGTAACCATACCATCCACCTGCTGCGCCGTAACTTCGACGTGAACCTGATGCTGTTCAACAACCAGATTTACGGCCTCACCAAAGGGCAGTATTCCCCCACTTCGGAGGAAAACAAAGTGACCAAAAGCACGCCCTTCGGCAGCATCGACCATCCGTTCAACCCGATGGCCCTGGCCATGGGGGCAGACGCCACCTTCCTGGCGCGCAGTATGGACCGTGATCCCAAGCACCTGCAGGAAATGCTGAAAAGAAGCCATGCCCACAAAGGCGCTTCTTTCCTCGAAATATACCAGAACTGTAACATCTTCAACGATGGCGCATTTGAGGTATTCACCGAAAAAGCCAGCAAACCGGAAGAAGCCATTTTCGTAGAGCACGGCCAGCCCCTCATTTTCGGGGCCCAGAAAAATAAAGGCGTCCGCCTGGACGGGCACCGCCCCGTGGTGGTGGACCTTAACGAAGGCCAGTTCAGCGCATCCGACCTCTGGATTCACGATGAACAGGATTTCGGCAAGGCCCAGATACTCACCCGGATGTTCGACGATCCGCGCATCGCCGGCCACCTGCCCCGCCCGTTCGGGGTGTTCTACCAGATTTTCAGGCCCACTTATGAAGAGATCATGAGCGCCCAGCTGCAGGAAGCTACCGCCAAACGCGGCCCCGGCAACCTGGATAAACTGCTGGCAGGGAATGAAACCTGGACCATTTCGTAA
- a CDS encoding LysE family translocator, with protein sequence MIAAIIAGLGLGVFLSVSVGPVIFAIIKYSISNGFRAGISFALGVSFSDIMFVLLGNLASSFVGYLGNYTTAIGIGGGILLIAMGVYGLFFKKVRITSGDEPPEMFSTRDYAKIWLGGYLMNTLNPGVILFWLGVCVAYAPTAVSYRVTMYSVCLLFVLAADILKVFVSDKIRHKLTLTNVEWLNRIAGVCMIIFGLALLYQVFFGDGTFSH encoded by the coding sequence ATGATTGCCGCCATCATCGCCGGACTGGGTTTAGGAGTGTTTTTGTCGGTATCTGTAGGCCCCGTTATTTTCGCTATCATCAAATATAGCATCAGCAACGGTTTCCGGGCAGGTATCAGTTTTGCGCTGGGCGTTTCGTTCAGTGATATCATGTTCGTATTACTCGGCAACCTGGCCTCTTCCTTCGTGGGTTACCTGGGGAACTACACCACCGCCATCGGTATCGGCGGCGGCATCCTTCTGATCGCGATGGGCGTGTATGGCCTGTTCTTCAAAAAGGTCAGGATTACCTCCGGCGACGAGCCCCCTGAGATGTTCAGCACCCGCGATTACGCCAAAATATGGCTGGGCGGCTACCTGATGAACACTCTCAACCCCGGCGTGATCCTTTTCTGGCTGGGTGTGTGTGTGGCTTATGCGCCCACCGCCGTTTCCTACCGGGTAACCATGTACAGCGTGTGCCTGCTGTTCGTACTGGCGGCCGACATCCTGAAGGTATTCGTCTCCGATAAAATCCGTCACAAACTGACCCTCACCAACGTGGAATGGCTGAACCGCATCGCCGGTGTGTGTATGATTATTTTCGGGCTGGCCCTGCTGTACCAGGTGTTTTTCGGCGACGGCACGTTTTCGCATTAA